One Eurosta solidaginis isolate ZX-2024a chromosome 5, ASM4086904v1, whole genome shotgun sequence DNA segment encodes these proteins:
- the LOC137252967 gene encoding LMBR1 domain-containing protein 2 homolog isoform X1 yields MVNLFTFAILTALLLAAISLFRYGNILRQHIIVTLSVLTAWCFSFLIVFTIPLDVTNTLYRQCLQEHSSHIGVPIRTPNINMSHVGMVGTKCQAPWGMIPDAMFPNLWRIIYWTSQFLTWLIMPLMQSYLKAGDFSIKGKLKSALVENAIYYSSYLFICGILLIYIAAKGVSLDWQKLKAIASSASNTWGLFLLILLLGYALVEVPRSLWNNAKPGFTLQYSYFKVAKLSSDKAEAEENVDDVLESLQEICRAVPNNHELRPCVETILRKVPTELLDRSIRNFTRSGGNGGTSTIVPSEKALVRIHKQVIKSLQTLQRNECLWNVQVDTVLYLEDIARNMHSVDKRFKTEFPPKRTKLGNVLYSPTIHWYWECLCKAPFLKAVSLFTAVMSFMVVWSELTFFNRRPVLSIFANVINIAKYSYDFFTIELFSMIVLCYLFYCTYSTILRIRFLNLYYLAPHHQTNEHSLIFSGMLLCRLTPPMCLNFLGLIHMDSHIIKERILETYYTQIMGHMDVLGIISDGFNIYFPMCMLAFCLATWFSLGSRALSAMGFQQFLQNETIATELVQEGKDLIAREKRRRQRAEEAMSRRLTSTTNEYFAKYRNAGGINAHAGDVGSLRTPTDGLLRDSESFSYATVSSSSNTRAPPLGVPRTLSEEINDRFGVSTHLEIGFKGTSDSIEKLEENIDRRVGSPPRGLFDDV; encoded by the exons acttTATATCGGCAATGCTTACAAGAACATAGTAGTCATATTGGTGTACCTATTCGAACTCCAAATATAAATATGTCACATGTTGGAATGGTTGGTACTAAATGCCAGGCACCGTGGGGTATGATACCCGATGCTATGTTTCCAAATTTATGGCGAATAATCTATTGGACATCGCAGTTTCTTACTTGGCTAATTATGCCACTTATGCAATCTTATCTAAAGGCGGGAGATTTCTCAATTAAAGGCAAACTTAAATCTGCTCTGGTCGAGAATGCTATCTATTATAGCTCATATCTATTCATTTGTGGTATTTTACTAATATATATTGCTGCAAAAGGAGTCTCATTAGATTGGCAAAAACTTAAAGCTATTGCATCTTCCGCATCTAATACTTGGGGCTTGTTCCTGTTGATTTTGTTATTGG GATATGCCCTAGTTGAAGTACCCCGCTCTCTATGGAATAATGCAAAACCGGGATTCACCTTGCAGTACTCGTATTTTAAAGTCGCTAAACTAAGTTCTGACAAAGCAGAGGCTGAGGAGAATGTCGACGATGTGCTGGAATCTCTACAGGAAATATGTCGCGCAGTCCCCAACAATCATGAATTACGTCCCTGTGTCGAAACTATTTTGCGAAAAGTTCCAACAGAGCTGCTTGACCGTTCAATACGCAACTTTACGCGAAGTGGTGGCAACGGTGGCACATCGACTATTGTACCGTCAGAAAAGGCTTTAGTGCGCATCCACAAGCAAGTAATAAAATCATTACAAACATTGCAACGAAATGAATGTTTGTGGAACGTCCAAGTAGATACTGTTTTATATTTGGAAGATATTGCACGGAATATGCACTCAGTAGATAAGCGATTTAAAACCGAGTTTCCTCCAAAGCGAACTAAATTGGGCAATGTTTTATATAGCCCAACAATTCACTGGTATTGGGAATGTTTATGTAAAGCACCGTTTTTGAAAGCAGTTTCTTTATTTACGGCAGTTATGTCTTTCATGGTTGTATGGAGTGAATTAACATTTTTCAATCGAAGGCCAGTACTCTCAATATTTGCAAATGTTATTAATATCGCTAAATACAGTTACGATTTTTTTACTATTGAACTATTTTCAATGATTGTGCTTTGCTATCTCTTTTACTGCACATATTCTACAATTTTGCGTATACGCTTCCTTAATCTATATTATCTCGCTCCTCATCATCAAACTAATGAGCACAGTTTAATTTTTAGCGGTATGTTGCTATGCCGATTAACACCGCCAATGTGTCTAAACTTTCTTGGACTGATACATATGGATTCGCATATAATCAAGGAG cggATTCTCGAAACATATTATACACAAATAATGGGTCATATGGATGTTTTGGGTATTATCTCGGATGGTTTCAATATTTACTTTCCAATGTGTATGTTAGCTTTTTGTTTAGCTACATGGTTTAGTTTGGGAAGCCGAGCTTTAAGCGCCATGGGTTTTCAACAATTTCTTCAAAATGAAACTATTGCCACTGAACTCGTACAAGAAGGTAAAGATTTGATAGCACGAGAGAAACGGCGTCGGCAACGAGCTGAAGAAGCTATGTCTCGTCGTCTAACATCAACGACAAATGAATATTTCGCGAAATATCGTAACGCTGGGGGAATAAATGCCCATGCCGGTGACGTTGGCTCTTTACGCACCCCTACGGATGGATTGTTGAGGGATAGTGAAAGCTTCAGCTATGCGACTGTTTCATCGTCGTCAAATACGCGGGCGCCACCTTTGGGTGTGCCACGAACTCTATCAGAAGAGATTAATGATCGTTTTGGAGTAAGTACACATCTTGAAATTGGATTTAAAGGCACCAGCGATAGCATCGAAAAACTTGAAGAAAACATTGACCGTCGTGTAGGATCACCACCACGTGGTCTTTTTGATGATGTATGA
- the LOC137252967 gene encoding LMBR1 domain-containing protein 2 homolog isoform X2: MHKHMHISEILKKTLYRQCLQEHSSHIGVPIRTPNINMSHVGMVGTKCQAPWGMIPDAMFPNLWRIIYWTSQFLTWLIMPLMQSYLKAGDFSIKGKLKSALVENAIYYSSYLFICGILLIYIAAKGVSLDWQKLKAIASSASNTWGLFLLILLLGYALVEVPRSLWNNAKPGFTLQYSYFKVAKLSSDKAEAEENVDDVLESLQEICRAVPNNHELRPCVETILRKVPTELLDRSIRNFTRSGGNGGTSTIVPSEKALVRIHKQVIKSLQTLQRNECLWNVQVDTVLYLEDIARNMHSVDKRFKTEFPPKRTKLGNVLYSPTIHWYWECLCKAPFLKAVSLFTAVMSFMVVWSELTFFNRRPVLSIFANVINIAKYSYDFFTIELFSMIVLCYLFYCTYSTILRIRFLNLYYLAPHHQTNEHSLIFSGMLLCRLTPPMCLNFLGLIHMDSHIIKERILETYYTQIMGHMDVLGIISDGFNIYFPMCMLAFCLATWFSLGSRALSAMGFQQFLQNETIATELVQEGKDLIAREKRRRQRAEEAMSRRLTSTTNEYFAKYRNAGGINAHAGDVGSLRTPTDGLLRDSESFSYATVSSSSNTRAPPLGVPRTLSEEINDRFGVSTHLEIGFKGTSDSIEKLEENIDRRVGSPPRGLFDDV; the protein is encoded by the exons acttTATATCGGCAATGCTTACAAGAACATAGTAGTCATATTGGTGTACCTATTCGAACTCCAAATATAAATATGTCACATGTTGGAATGGTTGGTACTAAATGCCAGGCACCGTGGGGTATGATACCCGATGCTATGTTTCCAAATTTATGGCGAATAATCTATTGGACATCGCAGTTTCTTACTTGGCTAATTATGCCACTTATGCAATCTTATCTAAAGGCGGGAGATTTCTCAATTAAAGGCAAACTTAAATCTGCTCTGGTCGAGAATGCTATCTATTATAGCTCATATCTATTCATTTGTGGTATTTTACTAATATATATTGCTGCAAAAGGAGTCTCATTAGATTGGCAAAAACTTAAAGCTATTGCATCTTCCGCATCTAATACTTGGGGCTTGTTCCTGTTGATTTTGTTATTGG GATATGCCCTAGTTGAAGTACCCCGCTCTCTATGGAATAATGCAAAACCGGGATTCACCTTGCAGTACTCGTATTTTAAAGTCGCTAAACTAAGTTCTGACAAAGCAGAGGCTGAGGAGAATGTCGACGATGTGCTGGAATCTCTACAGGAAATATGTCGCGCAGTCCCCAACAATCATGAATTACGTCCCTGTGTCGAAACTATTTTGCGAAAAGTTCCAACAGAGCTGCTTGACCGTTCAATACGCAACTTTACGCGAAGTGGTGGCAACGGTGGCACATCGACTATTGTACCGTCAGAAAAGGCTTTAGTGCGCATCCACAAGCAAGTAATAAAATCATTACAAACATTGCAACGAAATGAATGTTTGTGGAACGTCCAAGTAGATACTGTTTTATATTTGGAAGATATTGCACGGAATATGCACTCAGTAGATAAGCGATTTAAAACCGAGTTTCCTCCAAAGCGAACTAAATTGGGCAATGTTTTATATAGCCCAACAATTCACTGGTATTGGGAATGTTTATGTAAAGCACCGTTTTTGAAAGCAGTTTCTTTATTTACGGCAGTTATGTCTTTCATGGTTGTATGGAGTGAATTAACATTTTTCAATCGAAGGCCAGTACTCTCAATATTTGCAAATGTTATTAATATCGCTAAATACAGTTACGATTTTTTTACTATTGAACTATTTTCAATGATTGTGCTTTGCTATCTCTTTTACTGCACATATTCTACAATTTTGCGTATACGCTTCCTTAATCTATATTATCTCGCTCCTCATCATCAAACTAATGAGCACAGTTTAATTTTTAGCGGTATGTTGCTATGCCGATTAACACCGCCAATGTGTCTAAACTTTCTTGGACTGATACATATGGATTCGCATATAATCAAGGAG cggATTCTCGAAACATATTATACACAAATAATGGGTCATATGGATGTTTTGGGTATTATCTCGGATGGTTTCAATATTTACTTTCCAATGTGTATGTTAGCTTTTTGTTTAGCTACATGGTTTAGTTTGGGAAGCCGAGCTTTAAGCGCCATGGGTTTTCAACAATTTCTTCAAAATGAAACTATTGCCACTGAACTCGTACAAGAAGGTAAAGATTTGATAGCACGAGAGAAACGGCGTCGGCAACGAGCTGAAGAAGCTATGTCTCGTCGTCTAACATCAACGACAAATGAATATTTCGCGAAATATCGTAACGCTGGGGGAATAAATGCCCATGCCGGTGACGTTGGCTCTTTACGCACCCCTACGGATGGATTGTTGAGGGATAGTGAAAGCTTCAGCTATGCGACTGTTTCATCGTCGTCAAATACGCGGGCGCCACCTTTGGGTGTGCCACGAACTCTATCAGAAGAGATTAATGATCGTTTTGGAGTAAGTACACATCTTGAAATTGGATTTAAAGGCACCAGCGATAGCATCGAAAAACTTGAAGAAAACATTGACCGTCGTGTAGGATCACCACCACGTGGTCTTTTTGATGATGTATGA
- the LOC137252967 gene encoding LMBR1 domain-containing protein 2 homolog isoform X3, whose translation MSHVGMVGTKCQAPWGMIPDAMFPNLWRIIYWTSQFLTWLIMPLMQSYLKAGDFSIKGKLKSALVENAIYYSSYLFICGILLIYIAAKGVSLDWQKLKAIASSASNTWGLFLLILLLGYALVEVPRSLWNNAKPGFTLQYSYFKVAKLSSDKAEAEENVDDVLESLQEICRAVPNNHELRPCVETILRKVPTELLDRSIRNFTRSGGNGGTSTIVPSEKALVRIHKQVIKSLQTLQRNECLWNVQVDTVLYLEDIARNMHSVDKRFKTEFPPKRTKLGNVLYSPTIHWYWECLCKAPFLKAVSLFTAVMSFMVVWSELTFFNRRPVLSIFANVINIAKYSYDFFTIELFSMIVLCYLFYCTYSTILRIRFLNLYYLAPHHQTNEHSLIFSGMLLCRLTPPMCLNFLGLIHMDSHIIKERILETYYTQIMGHMDVLGIISDGFNIYFPMCMLAFCLATWFSLGSRALSAMGFQQFLQNETIATELVQEGKDLIAREKRRRQRAEEAMSRRLTSTTNEYFAKYRNAGGINAHAGDVGSLRTPTDGLLRDSESFSYATVSSSSNTRAPPLGVPRTLSEEINDRFGVSTHLEIGFKGTSDSIEKLEENIDRRVGSPPRGLFDDV comes from the exons ATGTCACATGTTGGAATGGTTGGTACTAAATGCCAGGCACCGTGGGGTATGATACCCGATGCTATGTTTCCAAATTTATGGCGAATAATCTATTGGACATCGCAGTTTCTTACTTGGCTAATTATGCCACTTATGCAATCTTATCTAAAGGCGGGAGATTTCTCAATTAAAGGCAAACTTAAATCTGCTCTGGTCGAGAATGCTATCTATTATAGCTCATATCTATTCATTTGTGGTATTTTACTAATATATATTGCTGCAAAAGGAGTCTCATTAGATTGGCAAAAACTTAAAGCTATTGCATCTTCCGCATCTAATACTTGGGGCTTGTTCCTGTTGATTTTGTTATTGG GATATGCCCTAGTTGAAGTACCCCGCTCTCTATGGAATAATGCAAAACCGGGATTCACCTTGCAGTACTCGTATTTTAAAGTCGCTAAACTAAGTTCTGACAAAGCAGAGGCTGAGGAGAATGTCGACGATGTGCTGGAATCTCTACAGGAAATATGTCGCGCAGTCCCCAACAATCATGAATTACGTCCCTGTGTCGAAACTATTTTGCGAAAAGTTCCAACAGAGCTGCTTGACCGTTCAATACGCAACTTTACGCGAAGTGGTGGCAACGGTGGCACATCGACTATTGTACCGTCAGAAAAGGCTTTAGTGCGCATCCACAAGCAAGTAATAAAATCATTACAAACATTGCAACGAAATGAATGTTTGTGGAACGTCCAAGTAGATACTGTTTTATATTTGGAAGATATTGCACGGAATATGCACTCAGTAGATAAGCGATTTAAAACCGAGTTTCCTCCAAAGCGAACTAAATTGGGCAATGTTTTATATAGCCCAACAATTCACTGGTATTGGGAATGTTTATGTAAAGCACCGTTTTTGAAAGCAGTTTCTTTATTTACGGCAGTTATGTCTTTCATGGTTGTATGGAGTGAATTAACATTTTTCAATCGAAGGCCAGTACTCTCAATATTTGCAAATGTTATTAATATCGCTAAATACAGTTACGATTTTTTTACTATTGAACTATTTTCAATGATTGTGCTTTGCTATCTCTTTTACTGCACATATTCTACAATTTTGCGTATACGCTTCCTTAATCTATATTATCTCGCTCCTCATCATCAAACTAATGAGCACAGTTTAATTTTTAGCGGTATGTTGCTATGCCGATTAACACCGCCAATGTGTCTAAACTTTCTTGGACTGATACATATGGATTCGCATATAATCAAGGAG cggATTCTCGAAACATATTATACACAAATAATGGGTCATATGGATGTTTTGGGTATTATCTCGGATGGTTTCAATATTTACTTTCCAATGTGTATGTTAGCTTTTTGTTTAGCTACATGGTTTAGTTTGGGAAGCCGAGCTTTAAGCGCCATGGGTTTTCAACAATTTCTTCAAAATGAAACTATTGCCACTGAACTCGTACAAGAAGGTAAAGATTTGATAGCACGAGAGAAACGGCGTCGGCAACGAGCTGAAGAAGCTATGTCTCGTCGTCTAACATCAACGACAAATGAATATTTCGCGAAATATCGTAACGCTGGGGGAATAAATGCCCATGCCGGTGACGTTGGCTCTTTACGCACCCCTACGGATGGATTGTTGAGGGATAGTGAAAGCTTCAGCTATGCGACTGTTTCATCGTCGTCAAATACGCGGGCGCCACCTTTGGGTGTGCCACGAACTCTATCAGAAGAGATTAATGATCGTTTTGGAGTAAGTACACATCTTGAAATTGGATTTAAAGGCACCAGCGATAGCATCGAAAAACTTGAAGAAAACATTGACCGTCGTGTAGGATCACCACCACGTGGTCTTTTTGATGATGTATGA